Proteins encoded within one genomic window of Spodoptera frugiperda isolate SF20-4 chromosome 7, AGI-APGP_CSIRO_Sfru_2.0, whole genome shotgun sequence:
- the LOC118265997 gene encoding glutathione S-transferase 1 yields MGLSASKKIATGLKHCTLWKADRSPACRAVMMALDAMNLSITEVDINIDKGEHRTPEMLALNPLQTLPVLKDRELVLCDSHAICAYLAGRYCDTGRLLPKDPGGRSIVDQHMHYNSGTLYPRFRAAAYPILYENCNFLMPQQIQDIECAYCDLECMLVGRSWFGGSWATLSDIIFASTISTLNILVPVDKYKFPRLSGWLYRVSEELFYVTANRKGLCEFSRRIDCGCCNDTKEFKCPRTSRRRRTLALTKT; encoded by the exons ATGGGGCTTTCAGCAAGTAAAAAGATTGCAACGGGCTTAAA GCACTGCACGTTATGGAAAGCTGACAGAAGCCCCGCGTGTCGAGCCGTAATGATGGCGCTGGACGCCATGAACCTGAGCATTACGGAAGTAGACATTAACATAGATAAAGGAGAACATAGAACACCTGAGATGCTCGCC CTAAATCCCTTACAAACGTTACCAGTACTCAAGGACCGCGAGCTTGTGCTGTGTGACAG TCACGCCATTTGTGCATACTTGGCTGGTCGGTACTGCGACACCGGCCGTCTGTTGCCGAAGGATCCTGGCGGCCGTTCCATAGTAGACCAGCACATGCATTATAACAGTGGAACCCTATATCCTCGATTCCGCGCGGCTGCT TATCCGATCTTATATGAAAATTGCAATTTTCTAATGCCACAACAAATACAAGACATTGAATGTGCTTATTGTGATCTGGAGTGCATGTTGGTTGGAAGAAGTTGGTTTGGTGGCAGTTGGGCAACTCTAAGTGACATTATCTTTGCGTCCACAATCAGCACCCTCAATATATTGGTGCCTGTTGACAAATACAA ATTCCCAAGACTCTCGGGGTGGCTTTATCGTGTATCAGAAGAATTGTTTTACGTTACAGCCAATAGGAAAGGACTCTGCGAGTTTTCGAGAAGAATAG ATTGCGGCTGTTGTAATGATACGAAAGAATTCAAGTGTCCAAGAACCTCTAGGAGACGACGGACGCTAGCGCTgaccaaaacataa
- the LOC118265998 gene encoding glutathione S-transferase 1 isoform X2, which yields MILRHTMEKAVKPILYGDEASPPVRFAMMTASLANIDIEFKKIDLFKGENRTEFYKKINPFQKVPSLSVNGQNICDSHAIALYFCRKSNNQDLYPDDIILRAKIDEWLYFDAGILFPIDSAIFSDLFAGKWPANEVLINKWYSALDHCELLLAKQKWLTGDKIRLCDICCGTTISSLEILVPLLDRHERLKDWMKELKNLPCFEINTQGLKRLQGFVDAMKPVIHK from the exons ATGATTCTGcg acatACAATGGAGAAAGCAGTGAAACCGATCCTGTATGGAGATGAAGCGTCACCACCAGTGAGGTTCGCCATGATGACAGCATCTTTAGCGAACATTGATatcgaatttaaaaaaatcgatctTTTCAAAGGAGAGAACCGAactgaattttataaaaag ataAACCCCTTTCAGAAGGTGCCAAGTCTTTCGGTAAACGGGCAGAATATATGCGATAGTCACGCCATAGCCTTGTACTTCTGTAGAAAGAGTAACAACCAAGATCTGTACCCTGATGATATCATTCTTAGAGCAAAAATAGATGAATGGCTTTACTTTGATGCTGGCATACTATTTCCAATTGATAGTGCTATATTT agcGACCTCTTTGCCGGTAAATGGCCAGCTAACGAAGTTTTGATTAATAAGTGGTATTCAGCTTTGGACCATTGTGAGCTCCTTTTAGCCAAACAGAAGTGGCTCACTGGAGATAAG ATACGCCTTTGTGACATTTGTTGTGGGACTACTATAAGTTCTCTGGAAATATTGGTTCCTCTCTTGGACCGTCACGAACGCTTGAAAGACTGGATGAAGGAATTAAAAAATCTTCcatgttttgaaataaatacgcAAGGCTTAAAACGTTTACAAGGCTTTGTAGATGCTATGAAACCAGTAATACACAAGTAA
- the LOC118265998 gene encoding glutathione S-transferase 1 isoform X1: protein MYITGTKCFKSYQVLCHFEKRALRHTMEKAVKPILYGDEASPPVRFAMMTASLANIDIEFKKIDLFKGENRTEFYKKINPFQKVPSLSVNGQNICDSHAIALYFCRKSNNQDLYPDDIILRAKIDEWLYFDAGILFPIDSAIFSDLFAGKWPANEVLINKWYSALDHCELLLAKQKWLTGDKIRLCDICCGTTISSLEILVPLLDRHERLKDWMKELKNLPCFEINTQGLKRLQGFVDAMKPVIHK from the exons ATGTATATTACTGGAACGAAATGTTTCAAAAGTTATCAAGTTTTGTGTCACTTTGAAAAACGTGCACTCAG acatACAATGGAGAAAGCAGTGAAACCGATCCTGTATGGAGATGAAGCGTCACCACCAGTGAGGTTCGCCATGATGACAGCATCTTTAGCGAACATTGATatcgaatttaaaaaaatcgatctTTTCAAAGGAGAGAACCGAactgaattttataaaaag ataAACCCCTTTCAGAAGGTGCCAAGTCTTTCGGTAAACGGGCAGAATATATGCGATAGTCACGCCATAGCCTTGTACTTCTGTAGAAAGAGTAACAACCAAGATCTGTACCCTGATGATATCATTCTTAGAGCAAAAATAGATGAATGGCTTTACTTTGATGCTGGCATACTATTTCCAATTGATAGTGCTATATTT agcGACCTCTTTGCCGGTAAATGGCCAGCTAACGAAGTTTTGATTAATAAGTGGTATTCAGCTTTGGACCATTGTGAGCTCCTTTTAGCCAAACAGAAGTGGCTCACTGGAGATAAG ATACGCCTTTGTGACATTTGTTGTGGGACTACTATAAGTTCTCTGGAAATATTGGTTCCTCTCTTGGACCGTCACGAACGCTTGAAAGACTGGATGAAGGAATTAAAAAATCTTCcatgttttgaaataaatacgcAAGGCTTAAAACGTTTACAAGGCTTTGTAGATGCTATGAAACCAGTAATACACAAGTAA
- the LOC118265998 gene encoding glutathione S-transferase E14 isoform X3, translating to MEKAVKPILYGDEASPPVRFAMMTASLANIDIEFKKIDLFKGENRTEFYKKINPFQKVPSLSVNGQNICDSHAIALYFCRKSNNQDLYPDDIILRAKIDEWLYFDAGILFPIDSAIFSDLFAGKWPANEVLINKWYSALDHCELLLAKQKWLTGDKIRLCDICCGTTISSLEILVPLLDRHERLKDWMKELKNLPCFEINTQGLKRLQGFVDAMKPVIHK from the exons ATGGAGAAAGCAGTGAAACCGATCCTGTATGGAGATGAAGCGTCACCACCAGTGAGGTTCGCCATGATGACAGCATCTTTAGCGAACATTGATatcgaatttaaaaaaatcgatctTTTCAAAGGAGAGAACCGAactgaattttataaaaag ataAACCCCTTTCAGAAGGTGCCAAGTCTTTCGGTAAACGGGCAGAATATATGCGATAGTCACGCCATAGCCTTGTACTTCTGTAGAAAGAGTAACAACCAAGATCTGTACCCTGATGATATCATTCTTAGAGCAAAAATAGATGAATGGCTTTACTTTGATGCTGGCATACTATTTCCAATTGATAGTGCTATATTT agcGACCTCTTTGCCGGTAAATGGCCAGCTAACGAAGTTTTGATTAATAAGTGGTATTCAGCTTTGGACCATTGTGAGCTCCTTTTAGCCAAACAGAAGTGGCTCACTGGAGATAAG ATACGCCTTTGTGACATTTGTTGTGGGACTACTATAAGTTCTCTGGAAATATTGGTTCCTCTCTTGGACCGTCACGAACGCTTGAAAGACTGGATGAAGGAATTAAAAAATCTTCcatgttttgaaataaatacgcAAGGCTTAAAACGTTTACAAGGCTTTGTAGATGCTATGAAACCAGTAATACACAAGTAA